The Chrysemys picta bellii isolate R12L10 chromosome 3, ASM1138683v2, whole genome shotgun sequence DNA window tgccctgtggGCTCCACAGTGCGATGGGCTCCCAGGCCCCAGCCTCCACTCTGACTGGGGGTGTCCGTGTCCGTGCGTCCAGCTGTAGGTCCAAGTGCTCCGGGGCCTGGCTCCCAGGGAGCTCTCCTCAGCATGACGCCTCCCagcccagcagccctggggcaggcagggcgaAGTCTGGCCTGAGGGGAGCGGGAGGTGGCCACGGGCTGAGCAGAGGGACTGGCCTGGGGCCATGGGGCAAGGAGAGTCCTGGAAGGCCCCTTGGCTGGGCTCACCCAGGGTGAGGCAGCGTCCGAGCTGGCCGCATGGGCCTGGCCTCCTGCCCACCTCATGGCAGCAGGCCTTAGTGGGGGGGCTGGACCGTGGCTCGGGGGTGCACTGGGGGCTATGGTGCCCGTCTCAGGGGCAGGGCAAAGCTCCTGCCCCAGTCACTGAAGGGGGGCAGGGCTTAAACCCCTGCTACAGCTGATGGAAGCACCCCCCCTTCTCCCGCCCTCCAGCTCGGGGCCGCTGGAGGCAGAGGGCTTGTGCCAGGCCCTGCTGCCAGGGTGGTAGTGATGGAGAGGGCATGGCCCAGGCGGCTGAGGGACAGGCACTCAGCCAGTGCCCAGAGCAGGGTCACCTGTCGGCCCACGCAGCTGCTGCCTGCTCAGGGCGGGGCACGGGGGCACCCTCGGCTGGGTGAGCCCTGCTGGCCAGGCaaactcctttccctctcccccccacccccatggctccGGGGGGCAGCGCAGTGCAGCCAGCgagggggccagcagcccaggggCTCAGTGTCTATTTTTCTATTTCAAAATGTAAGTTACATGATGGATTGCACATGTCCcggtgcccccccagcccctcgctccaGCCAGACAGGTTCTGGCAGGGACAGGTCAGAGCTGGCGAGGGTAACCCTGCTTTGATGCTGTGTCTGCAGCGCCCGGGGCGGCTCctgggccccccagcccagggaggggTCAGGTAcctgcctccccacagccccttGTCCCCAGGGGCGTCTCACACGCTCgccaggggctgagcccagctgctctcgccagggctggggagggaggcatccccctgctcccccccctccccggcaccaCTCAGCCAGatccagagtgtgtgtgtgtgtggggggggggggtccctggcagaggtttccccaccaccacctcggtttctctgtgcccagcagccccccacctgcagcccccgTGCCAGCTCTGATCTGCCCCGGCCGTGCCCTGAGCTCTCCATGGGTCTAGGCTGGGGGCCTAGATCTCAGCATTGGGggccccagcctgggcccctggagccccctcttCAGGCTGAGCCGCCTCTGGCCCCGTCCGGCTCCGCAAGAGACCCTCAGCCTCGGGGAGCTCCCCgccggggcctgctgccccctggGCGCCGGGCATCTCTGGTTCCTCAGGTGCCCACTGCACAACCCCTTCTCCGGCGGGGGCGTCAGTCGGGGCTGGCGGGGGAggctggccctgggctgggggcagcaggagcTCCGAGGGGTTCAGTAACCCGTCCCCGTTCAGGTCTTGAGTCTCCAGGATTCCATCTACCGCCACGATCACCTGCCGGGGGGATGGGCACAGGGCAGGAGAGAAGAGAGGGGACAGTCGCACAGCACCGGCGGGGCGGGAACTGGCTGGCCCAGGGGTGGGGCCTGTTCCCtgtagggggcgccggctcccacctggccaggggtggggaatgggacatggggcctgtcccctgtagggggcgccggctcccacctggccaggggtggggaatgggacatggggcctgtcccctgtagggggcgctggctcccaaccggccccagggcggggactggctggttcaggggtggggaatggggtaaGGAGCCGGGCTTGGGAGTGGCCCTTTGCACCATGCGGTGCCTGAGCTCTGCCCCCCACGGGGGACCCCCGGGGTCTCCTTGCTGCTGCCCgtgctctgtggggagagggaggctgccagtcaccagctaggtGCAGATCTCAGCCCAGGGGAGATGCACCTGCCCAGCTGGCCCCTGgtcccccagcccctggggggtCTGAGTGGCACCTACCGCGTCAGGAGAAGGCTGGCCCTGGGCCTGCTGGGACACCACCTCCATCAGCAGCTGCATGAACTCCAGCCCGTCCAGCTGCCCACTCCGGTCGTAGTCGTGCAGCGCGAAGAGGTAGAGGAGCACTGCGAGAGAGGGGGAGTCACGAGGGGCCGGGCACTGGGGGGTGTGAGCGGCTGTGGCAGGCGGAGAGGGAGCTAGGCAGGCGTGCCAGGGGGCGGGGTGCCTGCATGGCACCTGGGCACCCCCTGCCCAGGAATGGGGCTGGAACGTGTCAGCTGCCATTGCTGTGTGAGAGCCAACAGGCACTGggcaccccctcaccccccagcatGAGCACAGCTACCTgggggcccggcccagccccccctcGCTTGGCACTGACATGACCCTTACCCTGCTCTCTCGTCATGTCAGCAGGATCCGGTGCCATCTGCCGGGCGCGCCGCAGGTAGTGCTGCAACAGCCTGGAACAAGGAGCAGAGTGAGGCCgggcggaggggggcaggggggcggaaGGCTGCAgggcggagggctggggggggcagggggcggagggctgcggggggcggagggctgcagggggcaggggggccTGGGGGAAAGGAacggcaggggcaggggagagcagagAAAGGGCCAAGGGGAGGCTGGACAAACCCGACTCAGGGAATTAACCCCAGGAACGGTTTGCCAAGGCCGCGGGCATGTCTCATCCCTGGCTGGTCCTCTGCCCGCTCTGCTATGGGGCAGGCCTCAGGCGGCAGTGCACCAGGCCTAGAGCCAGCAGGGCAAGTGGGGTCccttctgccccccaactgctccCACGGGCACTGCCCCTGCTGCACTCATCCCTGGGACCCAACAgggcgactgggcaacaaaatggcagatgaaattcaaggttgatcaatgcaaagtgatgcacattggaaaacagaatcccaacgCTACAGATAAAATCATgggtctaatttagctgttaccgctcaggaaagatcttggcgtcactgtggatagttctctgaatacatccactcaatgtgcagcgacagtcaaaaaagctaacagaatgttgggcatcattaagaaagggatcgataatgagacagaaaatctcatattgcctctatataaatccatgggacgcCCACATCttaaaaaagatctattggaattggaaaaggttcagaaaagggcaacaaacattattaggggtctggaacggcttccatacaaggagagattaataaaactgggacttttcagctaggaaaagagacgactaaggggggatatgataaaggtctataaaatcatgactggtgtggagacagtaaataaggaagtgttatttactccttcacataacacaaggagTCACTAAACGAAATtgttaggcagcaggtttaaacaaacaacaggaagtatttcttcatacaacgcacagtcaacctgtggaactccttgccagaggatgttgtgaaggccaagactagaatGGTTCTAAAAGAACTAGCTCAGTTCCGGGAGGacgggtccatcagtggctattagccaggctgggcagggacacACCCTCTGCTCTGGGCGTCCCTAGACCAGAagctggactggatgacaggggcaGGGTCACagttgtcctgttctgttcactccctgtGAAGTGCCTGGCACCGGCAGACAGGCTCCTGGGCCACCTGGACCATTGGCTGTGCTTATGCTTCTCTGATTCTCTCTGTCCTGcccaactccctgtccccagcacggcactcccctgccccccgtcccaggtCGCGCGGTCCGGGCCCCAGCCAGGCGCAGCACTACAGCAAAGCGTCCTGCAAAGCCTGCACCCTCCAGACAGGCAGATCCCACCCCAATcagtgccccccacccaccccacaacGACACATccagggggtggggccccagGAACACCCCCACAGACCTGTCCCTCCACAGgctgggctccctgccagctgctcagccccaggcccggGGTCCCTCCCTGGGGGAGTTGGACTCACCGCAGCTCCTCCGGCTCGGGGTGCAGAAGGTTGGGAACAGGCTCGGCAGCAGGGCCCTCAGGCCTGGGAGCAACAAACGGGGAAACGGGGGTCACAGGGGTGGGATCCAGCCCCACAGCACGGCACAGGGACTTAGAGCAGCCAATGGGGCAGTACAGAcaccagggctccccacagcaccccctccctgcaggcagggctctggccccaccccccagcacttccCCTGCAAGCAGGCCTTTGGCCCCATCCCCCCAACACCAAccccctgcagccagggctctggccctACCCCGCCCAACACCAAccccctgcagccagggctctggccttgcccctcccagccagggctccagTCCGGTTCCCCAGAGTGCCCCCCCAGCCAGTGCTAtggccccgctccccacagcaccccctgctgggcgcTCCCCCAGGCAatgctcctgccccgctccccactcgGGCTCCCTTCTCCATCCCGCCCACCGGGCAGGGCCATGGCAGACCTGCTTTCCCATACCTGTTGGCGCTGTCCTTGGGCGCAGCCCAGCCAGGGGTCACGGCCAGCAGCAGAGACACTAGCAGCAAGTTCCTCATcctgagagcagagctggggacagccTGGGGGGACAAGTAGCAGCGTCACCCCCCTGCCGGAGCCCAGCGTGGGGGTTCATGTAACTCATGGGCTGAGTCTCCCTCCGGTGGCGTCCGACTGCACCGCGGCCTGGCCTTTTGGTGCAGCGTGGAGCGCCTGGAGCCCCAGCGAGGCACCATGTGGGGTGCACGGCGGGATCCCCAGGCGTGTGCCGAGCGGGGTGAGTCAAAGCCCCCGGGTTGGCCATGCCATGCTCCGCTATCTGCTCGGCGCCAGCTGGCCACGGCTGCGGGAGGCTGAGCCGGTGGGGAGGCTGCTGTGGGGCATCTGGGCGCCCTGCACCCTGCTCTGGCGCCGTGACTGTGTCTGCAGCCCCCGCCAGGAGCCAAGGTAGCACCGTGGGCCTGGCCGCGGTCGGTCCTCGTCTCCACCGACCAGAGCCACGGGCGACGCCATATCAGGTGCTGCAACAGGACGAGGCCCCAGCCCAGCGCAGCGTCTCCGTGGCGGGGCCCTCTGGAGACGCCCACTGCAGGGTGCTCCGAGTCGGCCGAGGTGCTTCATGGACAGTGCAAGCCCCTTGGCTCTCCAGctgccccgctcctgccctgttTTGTCCCAGCTCCCTGGCACCCTCTGGCGCCGTCTGACCCTGCGCGTCCACCCCGCTCTAAGGTGCCTCGTCTGTGTGAATGCCACCCAGCCCTGGCATACAGAGCGTACCCAGCATGCCTCGGGGCTTCCCCTGCCACTGGCAGAGATGCCCGCAGGACGTGCGTTAGACAGAGACACCCcaagctgggctgggccaggcctggtGGGCAGGATGGAGCACCCACTCTAGCATGATTGGCAATGCCACCAGATGCCCATCGTACACACAGATCCggccagggtgcagggcagggagcgTCCCCCACCGGGCCCCAGGGTGGGCACAGAGCCTTTTGGAAGGGTGACCAGAGCCTGCAGGGGGGCCCCTACCCCCTACCTCCAACAACCCCTAGAGCACACCCCAGCTCCTCGCCACACACACAGAACAGCCAGCGCCAGGCCCCGGGCACCCGGCACAGCCAGACAGTGCCCGCCGGGCACAGCGAAACGCACAACAGCCTCCCACAGCCTGCCagggccacacagccctgccccacaccGCACCCCACAGTCACACGCCGGCAAAGCCCCCCCCACAGAACACCCTGACAGCCGCTCCCCGGTACCCCCATGGCCAATGCAGGGACCCCACCGGCGCACGCCGCACACGGGGTCTCACGCCAACACACAgacccagcacagagcccccagaGCCACACGGCCCCCCACTGCATTCACTGCACCCAGAGCCACACggccccccactgcacccagggCACCCACTGCATTCACTGCACCATCGCCCTCGCTCGGCCCTGCACCGACACACGCACCTGCATCCCGCCGGCCCCGCAGCGTCCCCGGCCCGTCCCGGCCCCGCTCTCAgctcccggctcccggctcccgggGCTTCAGCTGCGGCCCCGCCCCGAGTCCCGCTCGGCCCCGAgtcccgctcggccccgcccccaggcggCGAGTCCACGTGGCTGGGACACGTCCCCGGTCCCCGCGGGACCCGCCCGGGCTCGGAGCCTCCGCAGCGGAACCGCaaagcccggcccggccccggcccccacgtgccacccgcctccccctgcccggtgccccccagctccccccgtgCACCCGCCTGGCCCCTCCCCGTGCCccatgccccccagctccccccgtgCCAcccgccttccccctccccgtgccccatgtcccccagctcccccctgtgccacccgcctcccccctccccgtgccccatgccccccagctccccccgtgcacccgcctcccccctccccatgccccccagctcccccggtGCCACCCCCTACCCCCGCGCGGTAccacccgcctcccccctccccgtgccccctgccttccccctccccatgccaCCCAGCTTCCCCAGTGCCACCTGCCTCCCCCTGCCCGGTgccacccagctccccccgtgccaccccctccccccgcccggtGCCACCCACCTCCCCGTGCCCCATgccacccagctccccccgtGCCACCCGCCTCCCCCCACCCGGTGCCACACCCTACCCCCACGCGGTACcacccacctcccccctccccgtgccCCGTGCCACCCGCCTCCCCCCCGTGCCCTGTgccacccagctccccccagtaccacccgccccccccgccccgtgccccatgccacccagctccccccgtGCCACCCGCCTCCCCCCACCTGTAGCCACACCCTACCCCCACCCGGTGCCAcccgcctccccctgccccatgccacccagctccccccgtGCCACACCCTACCCCCGCCCGGTGCCACCCGCctggcccctcctcctgccccatgccacccgcctccccccgcccgctgccacccacctccccccacccggtGCCACACCCTACCCCCGCCCGGTGCCacccgcctccccccgccccttccccatgccacccagctccccccgtGCCACCCACCCAGTGCCACccgcctccccccatcccctgccccatgccatcctgccccccacctgtgcccCACCGTGCAcggtgcccctgccccccagtgccacccGATAGACCAGCTcccaccccatgcccccagctctgccagtgccaccCAACAGACCCATTCCCCTGACCGGTGCCACCCCCCGGGTCAGCCAATGTCACCCAACagacccatccccccacccagTGCCACCCTCCTGATGCCATCATGCCCCccctgtgacggtgctgcccgtaggagccagctgaggtcactcgatcagggtgaactgcaaacagaccggggcagacaaaccccaaacgctggtggatattccaatacttagatttaccaaccagcacagaACAGCTTCTTCAAATCATTAGAAATATCGCATGGTCGCATTTGCTTTGAGTTTCTTGTGCAATGTTCATGTagcacatttttaattaaaaaacaaggaaattcccAGCCCAAATGCACATTAAAGGGGATTTAAGATTGAGGGCACATAACACCGCCGGACCCCAGTCGTTGGTGGGCGGGATCAAACGTGGGGCCTCTGgcgcttagtgcatgagcctctaccacatgagctaaaagccaacggccggttagctaaggctgtagaacagactcgtttaactctctctctaagtggtctcagtacgactagatgggacagaacatcacacccagaAGTTACATGAGCATTACATGGTTGTTATAATTATCACCATCATAAACCCAGGAaaatcagagttaaggttaaaagaaatccaaacaaacTGGGTTATGGAAATGCACAATTTGGGTACCCAACCACCTTCTATTTGACTTGTAGGGACacagggaaagaaaaataaagaaaaaaaagtctttaacAATCAGTTTAATCTCATCTGAGCCCACACACATGGAAATAACTGTATGGCTGCAATTAAGGTATTTCATGGTGTCACTAAAGGACAGAAGGGACATGGTTTGGGTGCCCTCACTGTGCGTATCCTCACCGCAATACGTTTGGGTTTCTTTTTAGTGTCCTTTAATTATGCATGTGTGACCGGGGTCCCAggggggagccagctgaggtcactcaattagggtgaactgcaaagagtggggcagccaaaccccagaagctggtggttattccaatacttagatttaccaaccagcacagaacagcttctataggacctcactggttactcagagtccaaacaacacagttcccttaaagtgcccggcctcaggcctccatccaggtacgcacgtcagatatgatgaaaatgtctgtaaatcttatttcatcatataaaagaaaaggttctaccaaccCCAACGGATCGGACACatcacctcccaggttaatgaatgtttcagatcttacccaaatacacactacagccaattcttactaattaaactaaaattgattaaaaaacaaaagagaaagagtGTGGTTAAAatatcaatatacagacagacttgagttcaattcattgaggttcagattcacagcagagatggtgagctgcgGAGCTTCAAAGAGTTCATTCagaaataagaagaacaggagtacttgtggcaccttagagactaacaaatttattagagcgtctctgtatgcatctgaagaagtgggctgtagcccacgaaagcttatgctctaataaatttgttagtctctaaggtgccacaagtcctcctgttcttctttttgcggatacagactaacacggctgctactctgaaacctgtcattcagaaatagttcataggttacagtccaatgtccaaatctcatagtCAGGGCGAACCAGCATAAccgggacctcagtcttgtgactcaaacttcccctgatgaagcctacacagatctgagatgacaaatcaggacccaagggtctTTTTAATCAGTGTTCCAGCATCCACTGGACCACACAGTCCTGGTTAAACAacaggcttttgatgtaacctttgGCTTTCTAAACACCCCCAGTAtttagttacacaaattaacatagggcagtttatccattaggcagtctattGCAAGCTTCAAAGAGACacatagacaatgacattattttactCAAGATTCATCCAAatattaatattcccttttgatctctgaatcaatagttaGTGGCAAAGCAGAACTGTCTGTTTAGGGGAGCATCTAAGCTGCACACAATTAGTATTACGTCTAACAATGTAtgttgcatttcaaagttctagtctATATAGCATGAATGGCCCTAATTATCGTTCCCAGACCTTTCTAACATGACTTTAACGGTGGGCTGGTCATTCAGActgcaagctgtttaaccctttctagccacgCGGCACACCCCCACTGTGAGACTGGTGTGCAAGGGTGAAATCAGAGCTCCTGGATACACCGTAAGGACCTTCCAACATTGATACGAGCTGGGTTTACATTGAATTCTTTGTAAGGCCAAATTACTGAGGCATGCTTTGGCCCCAGCCAAAAacgtaggccttggctacactggcgctgtacagcactgcaccttgctgtgctcaggggtgtgaaaacgcccccccctccccccctgagtgcagcgagtgcagcgctgtaaagcaccagtgtgatcagtacctgcagcgctgcacgctcgctcgcagcactgcaacctattcccctcggagaacagcagcgctgtgaattcccaagtgtagccaaggccttagtccaAACTTTGCGGAACACTTTAGTGATTCCGGGGTTTGGTCTATGTGCTGACTTAACATAGTCATTAATGTTCTTCAGAGAGCACTTACTCGGTATTCAGCCATGAAGGCTGTGAGgtgttgtacctcagtttccccttttgcaCAGCAGTTCAAGCTTGTAGTGGTTTTTCTGCTGTGGAAAGTTTTAGAAATATGTCTATGCATCAGCTGTGAAACCTCAACTTTATTAGGCTTTTTAACACAAAGCGTGTTCTTGTTGAACCAAACAGCATAATCATAAGGGTTTCTATTATGTACCACTCTTAACATGCTCAAAGCCTTTTCCAAAAGACCATGCACCTTGTACATTTTTACAATTTTAGTATCAGCAACAAGTTAGTTACAATCATAACATCAGTTTTATCATGTGTACATTTACAATAGTTTTTGTCATGCCAAGTCTTTTGTTTAGACAAATCATTCTTTAGGTCACCTTgttcaatatcctttttgaacctttcagagtagcagccatgttatctgtagtcacaaaaagaacaggagtacttgtggcaccttagagactaacacatttatttgagcataagctttcgtgggctacagcccacttcttcggatgcatagaatggaacatatattgaggagatatatacacacacatacagagagcatgaacaagtgggagttgtcttaccatcgggctttgttgcaaggataggttcctgggtgtgacgttattgatataatctgggaccatatagatcattgttgcaaccaaggtcctgtagtggcacgcaaatcttgtataaagggggtcaaatggggtgtctaaaacaaggtgatggtttactggttatgattatactgtctatatgtgtgtatcaattttgtagttgaagttatgaatattggctctagactgtctgtatttcaaacttatgctatgcttctgggtgacatcccagacaagctgagattagctctgcctagcctgcttgatggcccattaaggaccatcagctatacaatggacccattgagagaaggcagatacgccttgtacctcagcaa harbors:
- the CGREF1 gene encoding cell growth regulator with EF hand domain protein 1 isoform X3, with translation MQAVPSSALRMRNLLLVSLLLAVTPGWAAPKDSANRPEGPAAEPVPNLLHPEPEELRLLQHYLRRARQMAPDPADMTREQVLLYLFALHDYDRSGQLDGLEFMQLLMEVVSQQAQGQPSPDAVIVAVDGILETQDLNGDGLLNPSELLLPPAQGQPPPPAPTDAPAGEGVVQWAPEEPEMPGAQGAAGPGGELPEAEGLLRSRTGPEAAQPEEGAPGAQAGAPNAEI
- the CGREF1 gene encoding cell growth regulator with EF hand domain protein 1 isoform X2 is translated as MRGALGSLPELLLRGWGEPLPLLLAASAAFLCYYWAVPSSALRMRNLLLVSLLLAVTPGWAAPKDSANRPEGPAAEPVPNLLHPEPEELRLLQHYLRRARQMAPDPADMTREQVLLYLFALHDYDRSGQLDGLEFMQLLMEVVSQQAQGQPSPDAVIVAVDGILETQDLNGDGLLNPSELLLPPAQGQPPPPAPTDAPAGEGVVQWAPEEPEMPGAQGAAGPGGELPEAEGLLRSRTGPEAAQPEEGAPGAQAGAPNAEI
- the CGREF1 gene encoding cell growth regulator with EF hand domain protein 1 isoform X1; this translates as MRGALGSLPELLLRGWGEPLPLLLAASAAFLCYYWVRVPQAVPSSALRMRNLLLVSLLLAVTPGWAAPKDSANRPEGPAAEPVPNLLHPEPEELRLLQHYLRRARQMAPDPADMTREQVLLYLFALHDYDRSGQLDGLEFMQLLMEVVSQQAQGQPSPDAVIVAVDGILETQDLNGDGLLNPSELLLPPAQGQPPPPAPTDAPAGEGVVQWAPEEPEMPGAQGAAGPGGELPEAEGLLRSRTGPEAAQPEEGAPGAQAGAPNAEI